A region of Micromonospora chokoriensis DNA encodes the following proteins:
- a CDS encoding GGDEF domain-containing protein produces the protein MPDPMSVASGICAAGALLSSWQLRRRAVRAEAEIEHLQAELAAERHAASHDALTGLPNRRAFYRLAAALLTDAAGQPLIAVVLDLDDFKQINDRYGHAAGDQVLISVAERLAGFAGDNLVARLGGDEFAGLLASPTVDRRWIEHSTRRLAETVAAPIRLSGCSVRVTASVGLAPVTGPAQLTEALSRADAAMYQAKSLGGARSPRQLVDSTER, from the coding sequence GTGCCGGATCCGATGAGTGTCGCCTCCGGCATCTGCGCGGCCGGCGCGCTTCTCTCTTCCTGGCAACTGCGCCGCCGGGCGGTGCGCGCCGAGGCCGAGATCGAGCACCTCCAGGCCGAGCTCGCCGCCGAACGCCACGCCGCCAGCCACGACGCCCTCACCGGGCTGCCCAACCGACGTGCCTTCTACCGCCTGGCTGCCGCCCTGCTCACCGACGCGGCCGGCCAGCCGTTGATCGCCGTGGTGCTCGACCTCGACGACTTCAAGCAGATCAACGACCGGTACGGGCACGCCGCCGGTGACCAGGTGCTGATCAGTGTGGCCGAACGGCTCGCCGGCTTCGCCGGTGACAATCTCGTCGCCCGCCTCGGCGGAGACGAGTTCGCCGGCCTGCTCGCCAGCCCGACCGTCGACCGGCGTTGGATCGAGCACTCCACCCGCCGTCTCGCCGAGACCGTCGCCGCGCCGATCCGACTGAGCGGGTGCAGCGTCCGGGTCACCGCGTCCGTCGGGCTCGCCCCGGTGACCGGCCCGGCCCAGCTCACCGAGGCGCTCAGCCGCGCCGACGCCGCCATGTACCAGGCGAAGAGCCTCGGCGGCGCCCGCTCACCCCGGCAACTCGTCGACAGCACCGAGCGCTGA
- the rox gene encoding rifampin monooxygenase: MIDVIIAGGGPTGLMLAAELRLHDVRVLVVEKDSEPTPFVRSLGLHARSIEVMDQRGLLERFLALGQQHPVGGFFAAIPKPSPGGLDTAHGYVLGIPQTTTDRLLAEHAGEVGVEIRRGCELTGLSQDEHGVAVDLADGTRVRSRYLVGCDGGRSTVRKLLGVGFPGEPSEVESLLGEMEVGVAPQTVADVVAEVRKTHLRFGLGPLGNGVYRVLVPAEGVAEDRSVPPTIEEFKEQLRVYAGTDFGVHSPRWLSRFGDATRLAERYRTGRVFLAGDAAHIHPPTGGQGLNLGIQDAFNLGWKLAAAVNGWAPEGLLDSYHAERHPVAADVLTNTRAQMVLLSPEPGPRAVRHVLSELLDFEEVNRFLIEKITAIGVRYDLGTGHELLGRHLRDVRLKDNGRLYELMRGGRGLLLDQTGRLSVAGWADRVDHVVDVSDELEVPAVLLRPDGHVAWVGDDQTDLLGTLPTWFGAPVG; encoded by the coding sequence ATGATCGATGTCATCATTGCCGGCGGTGGACCGACCGGCCTGATGCTGGCCGCCGAGCTGCGGCTGCACGACGTGCGGGTGCTCGTGGTGGAGAAGGACAGCGAGCCGACCCCGTTCGTCCGCTCGCTCGGCCTGCACGCGCGCAGCATCGAGGTGATGGACCAGCGCGGTCTGCTGGAGCGGTTCCTCGCCCTCGGTCAGCAGCACCCGGTGGGTGGCTTCTTCGCCGCCATTCCGAAACCGTCGCCGGGCGGACTGGACACCGCGCACGGGTACGTCCTCGGCATTCCGCAGACCACCACCGACCGGCTGCTGGCCGAGCACGCCGGCGAGGTCGGCGTCGAGATCCGGCGGGGCTGCGAACTGACCGGCCTCAGCCAGGACGAGCACGGGGTGGCAGTGGACCTCGCCGACGGCACGCGGGTGCGTTCGCGGTACCTCGTCGGCTGCGACGGCGGTCGCAGCACCGTGCGCAAACTGCTCGGCGTCGGCTTCCCCGGTGAGCCCAGCGAGGTCGAGTCGCTGCTCGGCGAGATGGAGGTGGGCGTGGCGCCGCAGACGGTGGCCGACGTGGTGGCCGAGGTCCGCAAGACCCACCTGCGCTTCGGTCTCGGACCGCTGGGCAACGGGGTGTACCGCGTCCTCGTCCCCGCCGAGGGGGTGGCCGAGGACCGGTCGGTCCCGCCGACCATCGAGGAGTTCAAAGAGCAACTCCGGGTGTACGCGGGCACCGACTTCGGCGTCCACTCACCACGCTGGCTGTCCCGCTTCGGCGACGCCACCCGGCTGGCCGAGCGCTACCGGACCGGTCGCGTGTTCCTGGCCGGCGACGCCGCGCACATCCACCCACCGACCGGTGGGCAGGGGCTCAACCTGGGCATCCAGGACGCGTTCAACCTCGGTTGGAAACTGGCCGCCGCGGTGAACGGCTGGGCTCCGGAAGGGCTGTTGGACAGCTACCACGCCGAGCGGCACCCGGTGGCGGCCGACGTGCTGACCAACACCCGTGCCCAGATGGTGCTGCTGTCGCCGGAGCCGGGGCCCCGGGCGGTGCGGCACGTGTTGTCAGAGCTGCTGGACTTCGAGGAGGTCAACCGGTTCCTGATCGAGAAGATCACCGCGATCGGGGTCCGGTACGACCTCGGTACGGGCCACGAGCTGCTCGGCCGGCACCTGCGCGACGTACGACTGAAGGACAACGGTCGCCTCTACGAGCTGATGCGTGGTGGTCGCGGTCTGCTGCTCGACCAGACCGGCCGGCTCTCCGTCGCCGGGTGGGCGGACCGGGTCGACCACGTCGTCGACGTCAGCGACGAGCTGGAGGTGCCCGCCGTGCTGCTGCGGCCGGACGGCCACGTGGCGTGGGTGGGCGACGATCAGACGGACCTGCTCGGCACGTTGCCCACGTGGTTCGGTGCGCCCGTCGGGTGA
- a CDS encoding phosphotransferase enzyme family protein, with translation MIDDVPRRVAERVRAGFGLTIAAMELVTHGADQHARLWLARTLDGGRYAVKLSGGGTAAGLVVTAYLADQGVPGIAAPLRTGDGGLAVDHDGCRLSVVPWVSDQRALDGPMTDAHWRAYGEVLAAVHGVPVTGELRRLLPAGGAAYPSIVASTRAVAERLRDPAGPLAAELAREWSAVAERVDALIRAVERLAVDRRAHLGPDVVCHGDPHLGNLLLGAGGQVWLIDWDDAVLAPPECDLMFVVGGVLAFAPVGASQQEATLDGYGPFDIDRARLAWFLAVRALDDLSDWTRQALDPDAGATDRDRAARIVRGLVSDVGLVTLADGALRDLDRRS, from the coding sequence ATGATCGACGACGTCCCGCGGCGGGTGGCCGAGCGGGTCCGGGCAGGCTTCGGCCTGACCATTGCCGCGATGGAGCTGGTGACCCACGGCGCGGACCAGCACGCCCGGCTGTGGCTGGCCAGAACCCTCGACGGTGGGCGGTACGCGGTCAAACTGAGCGGTGGGGGCACGGCCGCCGGTCTGGTCGTCACGGCGTACCTGGCCGATCAGGGGGTGCCGGGGATCGCCGCGCCGCTGCGGACCGGGGACGGTGGGCTGGCCGTCGACCACGACGGGTGTCGCCTCTCGGTGGTGCCGTGGGTCTCCGACCAGCGGGCCCTCGACGGCCCGATGACCGACGCGCACTGGCGCGCGTACGGCGAGGTGCTGGCGGCCGTGCACGGGGTGCCGGTGACCGGGGAGTTGCGGCGGCTGTTGCCGGCGGGCGGGGCGGCGTACCCCTCGATCGTGGCCTCGACCCGCGCGGTGGCCGAGCGGCTGCGCGACCCGGCCGGTCCGCTCGCCGCGGAGCTGGCCCGGGAGTGGTCCGCGGTGGCCGAGCGGGTGGACGCTCTGATCAGGGCCGTCGAACGTCTCGCCGTCGACCGGCGGGCCCACCTCGGCCCGGACGTGGTCTGCCACGGTGACCCGCACCTGGGAAACCTGCTACTCGGCGCGGGCGGGCAGGTCTGGTTGATCGACTGGGACGACGCGGTGCTCGCGCCGCCCGAGTGTGACCTGATGTTCGTCGTCGGCGGGGTGCTCGCGTTTGCCCCGGTCGGCGCCTCCCAGCAGGAGGCCACCCTCGACGGGTACGGTCCGTTCGACATCGACAGGGCGCGTCTCGCCTGGTTCCTCGCGGTCCGCGCGCTGGACGACCTCTCCGACTGGACCCGACAGGCGTTGGACCCGGACGCCGGGGCGACCGACCGTGATCGGGCGGCACGGATCGTGCGGGGGCTGGTCTCCGACGTCGGCCTGGTCACCCTCGCCGACGGGGCATTGCGCGACCTCGACCGGCGGAGCTAG
- a CDS encoding flavodoxin family protein: protein MASIRALVLNCTLKPSPAPSSAEQLGREVLAELAAQGVEGELIRVVDHDVRFGVSTDEGDGDGWPAIRAKLLAAQVLVIATPIWLGQPSSVCKMVLERLDAELSETDDEGRLLTYGKVAGVAVVGNEDGAHHTIGQVQQALNEVGFTLAAAAATYWVGEALHTVDYRDAGPKPDTTGRTTKALALNSAHLARLLAEQPYPPPDARSAAVGPSRESA, encoded by the coding sequence GTGGCGAGCATCCGCGCCCTCGTACTCAACTGCACCCTCAAGCCGTCACCCGCGCCGTCCAGCGCCGAGCAGCTCGGCCGCGAGGTCCTCGCCGAGTTGGCCGCGCAGGGCGTGGAGGGCGAACTGATCCGGGTCGTCGACCACGACGTGCGATTCGGGGTGTCCACCGACGAGGGCGACGGCGACGGTTGGCCGGCGATCCGCGCCAAGCTGCTGGCGGCCCAGGTGCTCGTGATCGCCACTCCGATCTGGCTCGGCCAGCCGTCGAGCGTCTGCAAGATGGTCCTCGAACGGCTCGACGCCGAACTCTCCGAGACCGACGACGAGGGCCGGCTCCTGACCTACGGCAAGGTGGCCGGTGTGGCAGTCGTCGGCAACGAGGACGGCGCGCACCACACGATCGGCCAGGTGCAGCAGGCGCTCAACGAGGTCGGGTTCACCCTCGCGGCCGCCGCCGCCACCTACTGGGTGGGCGAGGCGCTGCACACAGTGGACTACCGCGACGCCGGGCCGAAGCCGGACACCACCGGCCGCACCACGAAGGCCCTGGCGCTCAACAGCGCGCACCTCGCCCGGCTGCTCGCCGAGCAGCCGTACCCGCCGCCGGACGCGCGCAGCGCGGCGGTCGGCCCGAGTCGCGAATCGGCCTGA
- a CDS encoding type II toxin-antitoxin system PemK/MazF family toxin has protein sequence MAGLLRNVAARISRVGAVIPSPRRSGPAPAQVARRRQVSALQRRELTYAPERDGQADPGEIVWTWVPYEDDPRQGKDRPVLVVGRHSRTLFGLMLSSQSERDGQRHWFALGPGEWDRDNRPSWVRLDRVLTMREDSIRREGAVLDRPRFDRVGQALRAGYGWR, from the coding sequence GTGGCTGGTCTGTTGAGGAATGTCGCTGCTCGCATCTCCCGGGTGGGCGCGGTGATTCCGTCGCCCCGACGCAGCGGGCCCGCCCCCGCCCAGGTGGCCCGCCGCCGTCAGGTGAGCGCGTTGCAGCGCCGGGAGCTGACCTACGCCCCGGAGCGCGACGGGCAGGCCGACCCGGGCGAGATCGTCTGGACGTGGGTGCCGTACGAGGACGACCCCCGGCAGGGCAAGGACCGGCCGGTGCTGGTCGTCGGGCGGCACAGCCGGACGCTGTTCGGGCTGATGCTGTCCAGTCAGAGTGAACGCGACGGGCAGCGGCACTGGTTCGCGCTCGGGCCGGGCGAGTGGGACCGGGACAACCGGCCGAGCTGGGTTCGGTTGGACCGGGTGCTCACCATGCGCGAGGACAGCATCCGCCGCGAGGGCGCCGTCCTGGACCGGCCTCGGTTCGACCGGGTCGGGCAGGCCCTACGCGCCGGTTACGGGTGGCGCTGA
- a CDS encoding NUDIX hydrolase — MNEVPLDLPILERRAVRVVVTDSTDRVLLFHTRDPDHPRLGTWWELPGGGMDPGETYRDTAVRELREETGIVVAAGQIGSPTWRRRATFLHRQIRHVQDEVVVAVRLGGPGPDVDETHRLDYEREDYFGFRWWPLHEVVASTQRFYPGHLPRLITSFLAGEEIDEPFELWS; from the coding sequence ATGAACGAGGTACCCCTCGACCTGCCGATCCTGGAACGACGCGCGGTGCGGGTGGTGGTCACGGACAGCACCGACCGGGTGTTGCTGTTCCACACCCGCGACCCCGACCATCCCCGGCTGGGCACCTGGTGGGAACTGCCAGGTGGTGGCATGGATCCCGGCGAGACCTATCGCGACACCGCCGTACGGGAGCTGCGCGAGGAGACCGGCATCGTGGTCGCCGCCGGCCAGATCGGTTCGCCGACCTGGCGTCGCCGGGCGACGTTCCTGCACCGCCAGATACGGCACGTGCAGGACGAGGTGGTCGTCGCCGTACGACTGGGGGGCCCCGGCCCCGACGTGGACGAGACACACCGGCTCGACTACGAGCGGGAGGACTACTTCGGGTTCCGCTGGTGGCCGCTGCACGAGGTGGTCGCCAGCACCCAACGGTTCTATCCCGGGCACCTTCCCCGGTTGATCACGTCATTCCTCGCCGGTGAGGAGATCGACGAGCCGTTCGAGCTGTGGTCGTGA
- a CDS encoding SDR family NAD(P)-dependent oxidoreductase: protein MGDLTGTTALVTGASRGIGQAIAVRLAASGAMVLVHFGTDEDGAMATVGDIERAGGTALAVRAQLGVDDDVETLFAAVETALAGRPLDILVNNAATAPAGPLGVTTRAQFDHLFAVNVRAPYFISQRALPLLRDGGRIITISSVATRMANATQTSFAMTKGAVETMSMTLANQVGVRGITVNAVAPGATRTATNGSAFDAPGLADLIAATTALNRLGAPDDVAEVVAFLASDAARWITGQVIDASGGLFLGPRF from the coding sequence GTGGGCGATCTGACCGGCACAACGGCTCTGGTGACGGGCGCGTCGCGTGGCATCGGGCAGGCGATCGCGGTTCGCCTGGCGGCGAGCGGCGCGATGGTCCTCGTCCACTTCGGCACCGACGAGGACGGTGCGATGGCGACGGTCGGCGACATCGAGCGCGCCGGCGGAACAGCACTCGCCGTGCGCGCCCAGCTGGGCGTGGACGACGACGTCGAGACCCTCTTCGCGGCAGTGGAGACCGCCCTGGCCGGGCGTCCGCTCGACATCCTCGTCAACAACGCGGCCACCGCGCCGGCCGGCCCGCTCGGCGTCACGACGCGGGCGCAGTTCGACCACCTCTTCGCGGTGAACGTGCGAGCGCCGTACTTCATCAGCCAGCGGGCGCTGCCACTGCTGCGCGACGGTGGCCGCATCATCACCATCTCGTCGGTGGCGACCCGGATGGCCAACGCCACGCAGACGTCCTTCGCCATGACGAAGGGCGCGGTCGAGACGATGAGCATGACCTTGGCCAACCAGGTCGGGGTCCGGGGGATCACCGTCAACGCGGTCGCCCCCGGCGCCACCCGCACGGCGACCAACGGGTCGGCCTTCGACGCGCCGGGCCTCGCCGACCTCATCGCCGCGACGACAGCCCTGAACCGGTTGGGGGCGCCCGACGACGTCGCCGAGGTGGTCGCCTTCCTCGCCTCCGACGCCGCCCGCTGGATCACCGGTCAGGTCATCGACGCGAGCGGCGGCCTGTTCCTCGGGCCGCGCTTCTGA
- a CDS encoding TetR/AcrR family transcriptional regulator → MPDQQSTLRAHRRAETQRAIQAHAVRLFTERGYDATTVSDVAEAAGVSPMTVYRHFPTKEDLVLIDQHGRLVADRIAASPPTQPLVRRIGGALIESTTTLTGGPGGSDLSTSGQFLLARLRLMISTPALRAKHLDNTYALQQAIVAALGDDTTDPEAAFHAHAAASACLAAMHTALVRWAEDNGRSELPDLIAKALTAAFGDHALTDRPDTR, encoded by the coding sequence ATGCCCGATCAGCAGTCCACCCTGCGTGCCCACCGCCGCGCCGAGACGCAACGCGCGATCCAGGCGCACGCCGTGCGGCTGTTCACCGAACGCGGGTACGACGCCACCACCGTCAGCGACGTCGCCGAGGCCGCCGGGGTGTCCCCCATGACCGTCTACCGGCACTTCCCCACGAAGGAGGACCTCGTCCTCATCGACCAGCACGGCCGGCTCGTCGCCGACCGGATCGCCGCGTCACCGCCCACCCAGCCCCTGGTCCGCCGCATCGGCGGCGCGCTGATCGAGTCGACCACGACACTGACCGGCGGCCCCGGTGGGAGCGATCTCTCCACGAGCGGGCAGTTCCTGCTCGCCCGACTCCGGCTGATGATCTCGACGCCGGCCCTGCGGGCCAAGCACCTGGACAACACCTACGCGCTCCAGCAGGCCATCGTCGCCGCCCTCGGGGACGACACCACCGATCCCGAGGCCGCGTTCCACGCCCACGCGGCGGCGAGCGCCTGCCTGGCAGCCATGCACACGGCACTCGTGCGGTGGGCCGAGGACAACGGACGAAGCGAGCTGCCCGACCTCATCGCGAAGGCGCTCACCGCCGCCTTCGGCGACCACGCCCTCACGGACCGGCCGGACACGCGCTGA
- a CDS encoding FUSC family protein, with the protein MDPDRRRRNDISHARRSAARHVKRAAERIRSRGGRAGRLRLSQLEAALVISVQAGLAAALAWSIGHDLLGNPAPIFAPSAAVGTIVAALGQRAHRTIELLLGVGLGIATTDLLLSLLGTGFWQTGFVVAFAVLATLVLFGRSGAAVGQAGGTAVLLATLAPAQNDLEWPRIVEAMVGGAVGLVVVALLVPLNPMRILDRDAAPIYQRLAGQLREVSGALTTGDQPRAIRALDLLRDMGPALDRMHQALSGAEEVVSLAPARWLRRQDVERFARANQQVERVIEHSRGVARRSAMALQYRERIPPDLSVSVGRLADAVELLRREHRAGRPTEKTHQAVRDAVYRAGRARAQGVDEFGDAVVTQLRTAASDLLRAIGYDATSANDEVRKAVQDGEASLHPGG; encoded by the coding sequence GTGGACCCTGACCGTCGCCGCCGGAACGACATCAGTCACGCCCGGCGCAGTGCGGCACGACACGTCAAGAGGGCCGCCGAGCGGATCCGCAGTCGTGGTGGCCGGGCGGGCCGACTGCGGCTGAGCCAGTTGGAGGCCGCCCTGGTCATCTCGGTGCAGGCCGGGCTGGCCGCGGCACTGGCCTGGTCGATCGGGCACGACCTGTTGGGCAACCCCGCGCCGATCTTCGCCCCCTCCGCCGCGGTGGGCACGATCGTCGCCGCGCTCGGCCAACGCGCCCACCGGACCATCGAACTGCTGCTCGGTGTCGGCCTCGGCATCGCCACCACCGACCTCCTGTTGAGCCTTCTGGGCACCGGGTTCTGGCAGACCGGGTTCGTCGTCGCGTTTGCCGTCCTCGCGACGCTCGTGCTGTTCGGGCGCAGCGGTGCTGCTGTCGGCCAGGCCGGCGGTACGGCGGTGCTGCTCGCGACCCTCGCCCCGGCACAGAACGACCTCGAATGGCCGCGGATCGTGGAGGCGATGGTCGGCGGCGCGGTGGGCCTCGTGGTGGTCGCGTTGCTGGTGCCGTTGAACCCGATGCGGATCCTCGACCGGGACGCGGCGCCGATCTACCAGCGGCTCGCCGGTCAGCTACGGGAGGTGTCCGGGGCCCTGACGACGGGGGACCAGCCGCGGGCGATTCGCGCCCTCGATCTCCTTCGCGACATGGGTCCCGCGCTGGACCGGATGCACCAGGCGCTCAGCGGCGCCGAGGAGGTGGTCAGCCTGGCCCCGGCCCGGTGGTTGCGCCGGCAGGATGTGGAGCGGTTCGCGCGGGCGAACCAGCAGGTCGAACGCGTCATCGAACACAGCCGTGGGGTCGCCCGCCGATCGGCGATGGCACTGCAGTACCGCGAGCGGATTCCCCCGGACCTGTCCGTCAGCGTCGGACGGCTCGCCGACGCGGTCGAACTGCTGCGCCGCGAGCATCGCGCCGGCCGTCCGACCGAGAAAACCCACCAGGCGGTACGCGACGCCGTCTACCGGGCGGGCCGTGCCCGCGCCCAGGGCGTCGACGAGTTCGGCGACGCGGTGGTGACCCAACTGCGTACCGCTGCCAGCGACCTCCTCCGTGCGATCGGGTACGACGCGACGTCAGCGAACGACGAGGTGCGCAAGGCGGTACAGGACGGTGAGGCCTCTCTGCACCCGGGCGGGTGA
- a CDS encoding DUF2267 domain-containing protein, translating to MTDGDGFPYFIDAVSRRSGLPTEQAAALARAVLQTMAERVTSGAPDELVSHLPNNVGGYLTGPAEIDGPVPDTADGPALAGAGVDGPDGLDTGVRLHVGGSDAGPPRTDAGPAEFLRRVEHRAGVDSAAARAGTGAVFATLRETMTVREFREMVARLPRDDGGPAPRRYRT from the coding sequence GTGACCGACGGCGACGGCTTTCCGTACTTCATCGACGCGGTGTCCCGGCGGTCCGGCCTGCCCACCGAGCAGGCCGCCGCGCTCGCCCGCGCTGTCCTCCAGACGATGGCCGAACGGGTGACCAGTGGCGCTCCCGATGAGCTCGTCAGCCACCTTCCGAACAACGTCGGTGGTTATCTGACCGGCCCGGCCGAAATCGACGGCCCGGTTCCGGATACGGCTGACGGTCCTGCCCTGGCTGGGGCCGGGGTCGACGGCCCGGACGGATTGGACACCGGGGTGAGGTTGCACGTCGGTGGCAGCGATGCGGGTCCACCGCGAACGGACGCTGGGCCGGCAGAGTTTCTCCGACGGGTGGAACATCGGGCCGGGGTGGATTCGGCCGCCGCCCGGGCCGGAACCGGGGCCGTCTTCGCGACCCTGCGCGAGACGATGACAGTACGGGAGTTCCGGGAGATGGTGGCGCGACTGCCGCGCGACGACGGCGGGCCGGCGCCCAGGCGATACAGGACCTGA
- a CDS encoding NUDIX hydrolase: protein MREIDKVAWILIEDGRVLSTRSEGKDVWYLPGGKREPGETDLETLRREVHEELSVDVDVRGAVHIGTFTAQAHSHAAGITVRMTCYRAGYRGQLQPASEIAEMAWLGYADRHRTSAVDQIIFDHLLAEGLLR, encoded by the coding sequence GTGCGCGAGATCGACAAGGTGGCCTGGATCCTCATCGAGGACGGGCGGGTGCTGAGCACCCGGTCGGAGGGCAAGGACGTCTGGTATCTGCCCGGCGGCAAGCGCGAGCCGGGCGAGACCGACCTGGAGACCCTGCGTCGGGAGGTCCACGAGGAGTTGAGCGTCGACGTGGACGTGCGCGGTGCAGTGCACATCGGCACCTTCACCGCTCAGGCGCACAGCCACGCGGCCGGCATCACCGTACGGATGACCTGCTATCGGGCCGGATATCGGGGACAGTTGCAGCCGGCCAGCGAGATCGCCGAGATGGCCTGGCTGGGGTACGCCGACCGGCACCGCACCTCGGCGGTCGACCAGATCATCTTCGACCACCTCTTGGCCGAGGGCCTGCTGCGCTGA
- a CDS encoding MGH1-like glycoside hydrolase domain-containing protein produces the protein MTADAGATPAARTRASDPAELRRLAVATLDANWEHDHTVPSRTLYPHQWSWDSAFIAIGLAQVRPERAWQELTSLFRAQWADGRVPHIVFNPTLRVGAYFPGPEMWRSADAPGAPAVDTSGLVQPPVHALAALLAYQRAPEPAGLAALRRLYPALVAQQRYLADRRDVAGDGLVCVVHPWESGLDNSPAWDAPMAAVPAEAAVMRAYRRHDTAHADAAHRPTDLDYARYLAIVAAYREHGYADRDLADKHPFLVECPLFNAAFGSAEHALAEIAALVGHDPGPHRGRAARITDALVRRLHDPTTGTFQPRDLRTGRLIGARTVLGLTPLVLPDLPARQVDALVVEARSARFGVARHMERPLPTYDRTAPNFEPLRYWRGPSWLNTGWLVRRGLLTHGHPELAAGLRHSMIGLVAGAGCHEYFHPDTGAGLGSPAFSWTAALVLDLLRE, from the coding sequence GTGACCGCCGACGCCGGGGCGACACCCGCCGCCCGCACCCGCGCGAGCGACCCGGCCGAGCTGCGCCGGCTCGCTGTCGCCACGCTCGACGCCAACTGGGAACACGACCACACCGTGCCGTCGCGCACGCTCTACCCGCACCAGTGGAGCTGGGACTCGGCGTTCATCGCGATCGGGCTCGCCCAGGTCCGCCCCGAACGGGCCTGGCAGGAGTTGACGAGCCTGTTCCGGGCCCAGTGGGCCGACGGACGGGTGCCGCACATCGTGTTCAACCCGACGCTACGCGTCGGCGCGTACTTCCCGGGCCCGGAGATGTGGCGCAGCGCCGACGCCCCGGGCGCCCCTGCCGTCGACACGTCCGGGCTCGTCCAACCACCGGTGCACGCGCTCGCCGCGCTGCTGGCGTACCAGCGGGCACCCGAGCCCGCCGGCCTGGCCGCGCTGCGCCGGCTCTATCCCGCCCTCGTCGCCCAGCAGCGCTACCTGGCCGACCGGCGGGACGTGGCCGGCGACGGACTCGTCTGCGTCGTGCACCCGTGGGAGTCCGGGTTGGACAACAGCCCCGCCTGGGACGCCCCGATGGCCGCGGTGCCGGCCGAGGCGGCGGTCATGCGCGCGTACCGCCGGCACGACACCGCGCACGCCGACGCCGCGCACCGCCCCACGGACCTCGACTACGCGCGCTACCTGGCGATCGTCGCCGCCTACCGCGAGCACGGCTACGCCGACCGGGACCTCGCCGACAAGCATCCGTTCCTGGTCGAGTGTCCGCTGTTCAACGCGGCCTTCGGGTCCGCCGAGCACGCGCTCGCCGAGATCGCCGCGCTCGTCGGGCACGACCCCGGGCCGCACCGGGGCCGCGCGGCCCGGATCACCGACGCTCTGGTACGACGGCTCCACGACCCGACCACCGGCACGTTCCAACCCCGCGACCTGCGTACCGGCCGGCTGATCGGCGCCCGTACCGTGCTCGGGCTGACCCCACTGGTCCTGCCCGACCTACCGGCCCGACAGGTCGACGCGCTGGTGGTCGAGGCCCGGTCGGCGCGCTTCGGGGTGGCCCGGCACATGGAGCGGCCGTTGCCCACCTACGACCGCACCGCGCCGAACTTTGAGCCGCTGCGCTACTGGCGGGGGCCGAGCTGGCTGAACACCGGTTGGCTGGTCCGGCGCGGGCTGCTCACGCACGGGCACCCGGAGCTGGCCGCCGGGCTGCGCCACTCGATGATCGGTCTGGTCGCCGGTGCCGGCTGCCACGAGTACTTCCATCCGGACACCGGTGCCGGACTCGGCTCACCGGCGTTCAGCTGGACCGCAGCGCTGGTGCTCGACCTGCTGAGGGAGTGA
- a CDS encoding sugar phosphate isomerase/epimerase family protein, with product MTTIALACQEQLLPGTDLIQKYALATALGYQGIELRGRGDLAFARRLPELRQARAAGVVMPTVCVEMDHFIGDFDTDRSADAVRNLRSQLSVIAELGGVGVMTPASWGMFSRRLPPFEPPRPPADDRQVLLDALGELGEHARTEGVTLFLEPLNRYEDHMVNRLDEAVALCAALALPSVRVVADTFHMNIEEDDVHRALRAAAPYLGHVQVSDSNRHQPGAGHLDWPALVRTLLELDYRGWLALECRLRGDPVRALQEAATVLRHALPRRAAA from the coding sequence ATGACCACCATCGCGCTGGCCTGCCAGGAACAACTCCTACCGGGCACCGACCTGATCCAGAAGTACGCCCTCGCGACCGCCCTCGGCTACCAGGGCATCGAACTACGCGGACGCGGCGACCTCGCGTTCGCCCGCCGGTTGCCGGAACTGCGTCAGGCCCGCGCCGCCGGGGTGGTGATGCCCACCGTCTGCGTCGAGATGGACCACTTCATCGGCGACTTCGACACTGACCGGTCCGCCGACGCCGTCCGCAACCTGCGCTCGCAACTCTCGGTGATCGCCGAGCTGGGCGGCGTCGGAGTGATGACACCAGCGTCCTGGGGGATGTTCTCCCGGCGGCTGCCGCCGTTCGAGCCACCCCGCCCGCCGGCCGACGACCGGCAGGTCCTCCTCGACGCCCTCGGCGAGCTGGGCGAGCACGCCCGGACCGAGGGCGTCACCCTCTTCCTGGAACCCCTCAACCGGTACGAGGACCACATGGTCAACCGTCTCGACGAGGCGGTGGCGCTGTGCGCCGCACTCGCCCTGCCCTCGGTCCGGGTGGTCGCCGACACGTTCCACATGAACATCGAGGAGGACGACGTGCACCGGGCCCTGCGCGCCGCCGCGCCCTACCTCGGGCACGTACAGGTCAGCGACTCCAACCGCCACCAGCCGGGCGCAGGGCACCTGGACTGGCCGGCGTTGGTACGGACCCTGCTGGAGTTGGACTACCGGGGTTGGCTCGCCCTGGAGTGCCGGCTGCGCGGCGACCCGGTCCGGGCCCTCCAGGAGGCCGCCACGGTGCTGCGGCACGCGCTGCCCCGGCGGGCCGCCGCGTGA